A window from Hemicordylus capensis ecotype Gifberg chromosome 2, rHemCap1.1.pri, whole genome shotgun sequence encodes these proteins:
- the LOC128341758 gene encoding nuclear factor interleukin-3-regulated protein-like, whose translation MESLNSPTLCVSGNFPGFHHDGMIQRARALKSKPSANCRRKREFISDEKKDASYWEKRRKNNEAAKRSREKRRFNDLVLENRVLALNEENVRLKTELLQLKLRFGLISTAAFMEKSQQLSTASASTASHFYGGRDNSMYSSSLSQAHHSEDSSETEQSSRDSGSVSAAKYSPRGSLSDMSDGSSRDSPVPQTFGEAQAVSRAYGEVPLQQQHHPHPPERKGPVPRGVILFSANGFTAVAPPQPLLPEQEEADSGGAESPEIPCLERDARCQAEELQAHPGFCSKSQSYSTPTSYLEGELTQVEHRRKAQEPGSPLEGYTSEESGEEASWGCSPAPFLGPPDAHLDVKTAALPHKLRLKCRAHSSGVQEPFPGPSTTPAGCCQETSPAADWDSERHEEMSALVRQALLLNEQPASSGTLERFLCRGSGLHSEDSGAKDRVSSWEDGCEDTGPRPT comes from the coding sequence ATGGAAAGCCTCAACTCGCCTACACTGTGTGTGTCGGGGAACTTTCCTGGATTCCACCACGATGGCATGATTCAACGAGCCCGGGCACTGAAGAGCAAGCCCAGCGCCAACTGCAGACGAAAGAGAGAGTTTATCTCCGATGAGAAGAAGGATGCCAGCTACTGGGAGAAGCGTAGGAAGAACAACGAGGCTGCCAAGCGTTCCCGGGAGAAGCGGCGCTTTAACGACCTGGTCCTGGAGAACAGGGTGTTGGCGCTCAATGAAGAGAACGTGCGCCTCAAGACGGAGCTGCTGCAGCTCAAGTTGCGCTTTGGGCTGATCAGCACAGCTGCCTTCATGGAAAAGAGCCAGCAGCTGAGCACAGCCAGCGCCAGCACTGCCAGCCACTTCTATGGGGGCAGAGACAACAGTATGTATTCCAGCTCCTTGTCCCAAGCTCACCACTCAGAGGACTCGTCGGAAACGGAGCAGTCGAGCCGGGACAGCGGTAGCGTGTCGGCAGCCAAGTATTCTCCCCGGGGCTCTCTGTCCGACATGTCGGATGGCTCGTCCCGAGATAGCCCCGTGCCACAGACATTTGGTGAGGCCCAGGCAGTCAGCCGGGCCTACGGGGAGGtgcccctgcagcagcagcaccacccccaccccccagaacgcAAGGGTCCGGTGCCTAGGGGCGTCATCCTCTTCAGTGCCAATGGCTTTACTGCAGTGGCACCACCCCAGCCCCTGCTTCCGGAACAGGAGGAGGCAGACAGCGGTGGGGCCGAGTCGCCAGAAATTCCCTGCCTGGAGCGCGATGCCCGTTGCCAAGCGGAGGAGCTGCAAGCCCACCCAGGCTTCTGCTCAAAGTCACAGAGCTACAGCACGCCGACCAGTTACTTGGAGGGGGAGTTGACCCAAGTAGAGCACAGGCGGAAAGCTCAGGAGCCGGGGTCCCCCTTGGAGGGCTACACCAGCGAGGAGAGTGGTGAGGAGGCCAGCTGGGGATGCTCACCAGCTCCCTTCCTGGGGCCGCCAGATGCGCACCTAGATGTCAAGACCGCAGCTCTTCCCCATAAGCTCCGCCTCAAGTGCAGGGCACACAGCAGCGGGGTCCAAGAGCCATTCCCCGGTCCTAGCACGACCCCCGCGGGCTGCTGCCAGGAGACCTCCCCGGCAGCAGACTGGGACAGTGAGCGCCACGAAGAGATGTCAGCCCTGGTGCGACAAGCATTGCTTCTCAAcgagcagcctgcttcttctgGCACCCTGGAGAGATTCTTGTGTCGTGGCTCTGGGCTCCACTCAGAGGACTCAGGGGCCAAGGACCGTGTCAGCAGCTGGGAGGATGGTTGTGAGGATACTGGCCCCCGGCCCACATGA